In one window of Chryseobacterium phocaeense DNA:
- a CDS encoding NAD(P)H-dependent oxidoreductase produces MKTLIIVIHPEIEKSVINKRWIEELQKYPEKYTVHSLYEAYPDEKIDVAKEQQLIEQYDRIIFQFPFYWFSSPPLLKKWFDEVLLYGWAYGSKSGYKAGGKKMSLAVTAGIDEEGYSASGKYKYTMNELFRPYELTFEYIRADYKEPFVYYGIENDPSSEWIERSVPMYLEFLDAF; encoded by the coding sequence ATGAAAACATTAATAATCGTTATTCACCCTGAAATAGAGAAATCGGTGATCAATAAAAGATGGATAGAAGAATTGCAGAAGTATCCGGAAAAATATACAGTCCATTCCCTGTATGAAGCTTATCCTGATGAAAAGATTGATGTGGCAAAAGAACAACAGCTGATCGAGCAGTATGACCGGATTATATTCCAGTTTCCGTTTTACTGGTTCAGCAGCCCGCCGCTTCTGAAAAAGTGGTTTGATGAGGTGCTTCTTTACGGATGGGCATACGGAAGTAAAAGCGGATACAAAGCAGGGGGGAAGAAGATGTCCCTGGCGGTCACCGCAGGAATTGATGAAGAGGGGTACAGTGCATCCGGAAAGTATAAATACACCATGAACGAGCTTTTCCGTCCCTATGAACTGACTTTTGAATACATCAGGGCAGATTACAAAGAGCCGTTTGTATATTACGGAATCGAAAATGACCCTTCCTCAGAATGGATTGAAAGAAGTGTACCCATGTATCTGGAATTCCTGGATGCTTTTTAA
- a CDS encoding winged helix-turn-helix transcriptional regulator: protein MTKIKETSTNFANKKALSDECPEIYASNTIGGQWALAICCYLINGKLRFGELRKKLNTITERMLTLQLRRLEQDRIITRTVYAEVPPRVEYELTEIGYKLKPIILEFEKWGIEHKEVMRNKNSEHNIQN from the coding sequence ATGACTAAAATAAAGGAAACATCGACCAATTTTGCCAATAAGAAAGCACTTTCTGATGAGTGTCCGGAAATCTACGCCTCCAATACCATCGGCGGACAATGGGCATTGGCCATCTGCTGCTATCTGATCAACGGGAAGCTGAGATTTGGAGAGCTCAGAAAAAAATTAAATACCATTACAGAACGGATGCTTACGTTACAGCTCCGCAGACTGGAGCAAGACCGGATCATCACCAGAACCGTATACGCTGAAGTTCCGCCACGGGTAGAATATGAACTCACGGAGATCGGCTACAAGCTGAAACCTATTATTCTGGAATTTGAAAAATGGGGAATAGAGCATAAAGAAGTGATGAGGAATAAAAACTCGGAACATAATATTCAGAATTAA
- a CDS encoding tetratricopeptide repeat protein: MRKIVSLVLFFLLFLISCHSGEENDYFLAISKELTIEVRNDPEKMKEIFTRELEKYHRTGKQKFLISSKQVEIAIYGNDKQKQIPLCYDLLKINNNRYPFITVNCNNNLSAYFEKSAPDWALRYIDAAIEASEKTEQKYSLGNLYHFKGRILYNEGKYEQALVFFAKALEVFKKDNETLYVASMHNNFGMCYDKMNQLKRAIAETEKALKILNDKPDLRNTEKIFLNYMKKGLAGYYRKAGEYKRAEALLQSELEFSLANKNYGMVVNTAESLINIYDSILINPAGTKEIISSLESVEPEMSKNENKMLLNVILQNYYLKTNDIQNLKVVSKKLIDLHKENDEIHRQEIETKLNFADQYLIKSVAQETEYEKKKNIFLLVGIAALIGIFSWIIFLLVRMKKRKNEVYHKEKELLIKEKEILTKEKVISDNQRKILEQNVQLQKEKINNLHLNLNIKTETEREFLENIKKIKKSNNIDAEEILRSLQLKINNLLLIDKKNNNLIDESTHENKKFIENLSRKYPSLTEQELQLCVYFKLDLTAKEISLLEKFTVGSIRVYKTKIKTKIGLGREDSLSEVLNSI, encoded by the coding sequence ATGCGGAAAATCGTCTCTCTTGTTTTATTTTTTTTACTATTCTTAATCTCCTGCCACTCCGGAGAGGAGAATGATTATTTTCTTGCCATCAGTAAGGAGCTTACCATAGAAGTAAGAAATGATCCTGAAAAAATGAAGGAAATATTTACCCGGGAGCTGGAAAAATATCACAGAACAGGAAAGCAGAAATTCCTCATAAGCAGCAAGCAGGTAGAAATTGCCATTTACGGGAACGACAAGCAAAAACAGATTCCTTTATGCTATGATCTTCTGAAAATTAATAATAACCGCTATCCTTTTATTACCGTTAACTGTAATAACAATCTTTCGGCCTATTTTGAAAAAAGTGCTCCGGACTGGGCTTTGCGATATATAGATGCAGCAATTGAAGCCAGTGAAAAGACCGAACAAAAGTATTCACTGGGCAATCTTTACCATTTCAAGGGAAGGATATTGTACAATGAAGGAAAATATGAACAGGCTCTGGTTTTCTTCGCAAAAGCGCTTGAAGTTTTTAAAAAAGACAATGAAACGCTGTATGTAGCTTCCATGCATAATAATTTTGGAATGTGCTACGATAAAATGAACCAGCTCAAAAGGGCCATTGCTGAAACTGAAAAAGCACTTAAAATCCTTAATGATAAGCCCGATTTAAGAAATACGGAAAAAATTTTCTTAAACTATATGAAAAAAGGGCTTGCAGGATACTACAGGAAAGCCGGAGAATATAAAAGGGCAGAGGCTTTGCTGCAATCAGAGCTCGAATTTTCGCTGGCTAATAAAAATTATGGAATGGTTGTTAATACAGCAGAATCATTAATCAACATCTATGACAGCATTTTGATCAATCCTGCCGGGACGAAGGAAATTATCAGTTCACTGGAATCCGTGGAGCCCGAAATGAGTAAGAATGAGAACAAGATGCTGCTTAATGTGATTCTTCAAAATTATTACCTGAAAACCAATGATATACAAAACCTGAAGGTGGTTTCCAAAAAGCTGATTGATCTCCATAAAGAGAATGATGAGATTCACAGGCAGGAAATTGAAACCAAGCTCAATTTTGCAGACCAGTACCTTATTAAATCTGTTGCCCAGGAAACCGAATATGAAAAAAAGAAAAATATTTTTCTTTTGGTGGGTATTGCTGCTCTTATCGGTATTTTTTCATGGATCATATTTCTTCTGGTACGGATGAAAAAAAGAAAGAATGAAGTGTATCATAAAGAAAAAGAACTCCTTATTAAAGAAAAAGAAATTCTTACCAAGGAAAAGGTAATTTCCGACAATCAAAGAAAAATACTGGAGCAGAACGTGCAGCTTCAGAAAGAGAAAATCAATAATCTGCATCTTAATCTTAATATCAAGACAGAGACGGAAAGGGAATTCCTGGAAAATATCAAGAAAATAAAAAAATCAAATAATATTGATGCCGAAGAAATATTGCGAAGCCTTCAGCTTAAAATAAACAATCTTCTCCTGATTGATAAAAAGAATAATAATCTCATCGATGAAAGCACCCATGAAAACAAAAAGTTCATCGAAAACCTTTCCCGGAAATATCCTTCTCTTACCGAGCAGGAGCTGCAGCTGTGTGTTTATTTCAAACTGGATCTTACCGCCAAGGAGATCTCGCTGTTGGAAAAATTCACCGTAGGAAGCATAAGGGTGTATAAGACCAAAATTAAAACAAAAATTGGCCTTGGGAGAGAGGACAGCTTAAGTGAAGTTTTAAACAGTATCTGA
- a CDS encoding transposase: MEIDLKNINIGQLIKAEAEHSGLETSRICRFMKCNEKELQEMYKQSRISTDLLLKWSKLLEYDFFRLYSQHLILYAPQKKAAIYRPEKKKSILPGFRKSLYTTEMINFILEMIRTGKKTKDQIVQEYKIPKTTLYKWIDKY, from the coding sequence ATGGAAATAGATTTAAAAAATATCAATATCGGGCAATTAATTAAAGCAGAAGCAGAACACAGCGGTTTAGAAACCAGCCGCATCTGCAGATTTATGAAATGTAATGAAAAGGAATTACAGGAAATGTATAAACAGAGCAGAATTTCTACCGATCTTTTGCTGAAGTGGAGCAAGCTGCTGGAATATGATTTTTTCAGATTATACTCCCAGCATCTTATTTTATATGCTCCTCAGAAAAAAGCTGCGATCTACCGGCCGGAAAAAAAGAAAAGTATACTGCCCGGATTTAGAAAAAGCCTGTATACCACTGAAATGATCAACTTTATTCTTGAAATGATCAGGACCGGGAAGAAAACCAAAGATCAGATTGTTCAGGAATATAAAATTCCAAAAACCACTTTATATAAATGGATTGATAAATATTAA
- a CDS encoding helix-turn-helix domain-containing protein — translation MSQRIKPTRPDYKRIYEDLIKIKFPDKEAKCIRILRKKKLSELDIINLERIIFGKLSHEESSKNKRHRSYDKAVIFKILKHQKIHGLTNTELAVHYGLSRNTVAAWKKRFFRK, via the coding sequence TTGAGCCAGCGTATCAAACCAACGAGACCAGATTATAAGAGGATTTACGAAGACCTTATCAAAATAAAATTTCCGGATAAGGAGGCAAAATGCATCCGCATCCTTCGAAAGAAAAAGCTGTCCGAACTGGATATCATTAACCTGGAAAGAATCATTTTTGGGAAACTCTCCCATGAAGAATCTTCGAAAAACAAAAGACACAGGTCCTATGATAAAGCTGTTATTTTCAAAATTCTTAAACATCAGAAAATCCATGGCCTCACGAATACCGAGCTAGCCGTTCATTATGGGCTCAGCAGAAATACAGTGGCGGCATGGAAAAAAAGATTTTTCCGAAAATAG
- a CDS encoding DNA-3-methyladenine glycosylase I → MSYCLAIEGMKPESRKELHKNYHDHYYGFPIHDDNELFGRLILEINQAGLSWETVLKKEESFRNSYSNFDIQTIAAYTEEDRERLMSDPGIIRNRLKINAAIENAKTIIGLQKEFGSFEKWLEHHHPKTLQEWMKLFKKTFKFTGGEIVNEFLMSTGYLKGAHAESCPVYHQVLEQKPLWAEKEGV, encoded by the coding sequence ATGAGTTATTGTTTAGCAATAGAAGGAATGAAGCCTGAAAGCAGAAAGGAGCTTCATAAAAATTACCATGATCATTATTACGGGTTTCCCATCCATGATGACAACGAACTGTTTGGAAGGTTAATTCTTGAAATCAACCAGGCAGGACTGAGCTGGGAAACGGTTTTGAAGAAAGAAGAAAGCTTCAGAAATTCATATAGTAATTTTGATATACAGACCATCGCCGCCTACACTGAAGAAGACCGTGAAAGGCTGATGAGCGACCCGGGAATTATCCGGAACCGCCTGAAAATAAATGCAGCCATCGAAAACGCAAAAACGATTATTGGTCTGCAGAAAGAATTCGGATCATTTGAAAAATGGCTGGAGCATCATCACCCGAAAACCCTTCAGGAATGGATGAAACTCTTCAAAAAGACATTTAAATTTACAGGCGGAGAAATTGTCAATGAATTTTTAATGAGCACAGGATATCTGAAAGGTGCCCATGCGGAGAGTTGCCCGGTCTATCATCAGGTGCTGGAACAGAAGCCGCTTTGGGCGGAGAAGGAGGGGGTTTGA
- a CDS encoding alpha/beta hydrolase — translation MKTFLSFLLMALSVGYHAQTIYSKAYGSSKNTPVIFIHGGPGGNATLFEGTTAQKMADQGFYVIVYDRCGEGRSKDENASMTFKESFEDLNALYQLYGIKKANIIAHSFGGIIGTLFTRQFPEKVQSLTLAGALFTQQQTYDHILKEAKEKFKNDASKLNEITEIENLSKNSADYRKRCYNLAGDMKFFTMPYPTPESEKLRTEYESGEFYANNIRNPESPIKFYQNEAQNNVDNTAVLKEIRKRGIPLFAVYGKNDGIFSQKQLNDIKNIAGDNHFKRIDNCSHYLFVDQQTEFLEFIRLHLK, via the coding sequence ATGAAAACTTTTCTTTCTTTTCTTCTTATGGCTCTGTCTGTTGGATATCATGCACAGACAATCTATTCCAAAGCGTATGGCAGTTCAAAAAACACACCTGTTATTTTCATTCACGGCGGCCCCGGTGGAAATGCTACTTTATTCGAAGGAACCACCGCTCAGAAAATGGCAGATCAGGGATTTTATGTGATTGTTTATGACAGATGCGGAGAAGGAAGATCAAAGGATGAAAACGCTTCTATGACCTTTAAGGAAAGTTTTGAAGATCTCAATGCCCTCTATCAATTGTATGGAATTAAAAAGGCGAATATCATTGCCCATAGTTTTGGAGGAATTATCGGGACATTATTTACCCGTCAGTTTCCGGAAAAAGTACAATCACTTACGCTTGCAGGAGCTTTGTTTACTCAACAGCAAACTTATGATCATATTTTAAAAGAGGCTAAAGAAAAATTTAAAAATGATGCTTCAAAACTGAATGAGATTACTGAAATTGAAAATTTAAGTAAAAACTCCGCAGATTACAGGAAAAGGTGCTACAATCTTGCAGGCGACATGAAATTTTTTACCATGCCCTACCCGACCCCGGAGAGCGAAAAGTTGAGAACAGAATATGAATCCGGTGAGTTTTACGCCAATAATATCAGAAATCCGGAATCTCCCATAAAATTCTATCAGAATGAAGCTCAAAACAACGTTGATAATACCGCAGTTTTAAAGGAGATCAGGAAAAGAGGCATCCCTCTTTTTGCAGTATATGGAAAAAACGATGGAATATTTTCACAGAAACAGCTGAATGACATTAAAAATATAGCCGGAGACAACCATTTTAAGCGTATTGACAACTGCTCCCATTACTTATTTGTGGATCAGCAGACTGAATTTCTGGAATTCATCCGTCTACATCTGAAATAA
- a CDS encoding TQO small subunit DoxD, whose amino-acid sequence MKHTSDSRSYDLAGLYTLSLRLVIGWTYFSAFWRRLILENKLDPEEAGYIGEKFNHFLPNALGIKPIIEYLVTHPDALQTSMMVFTIIEAIVGLLIILGLMTRLMSIGIFSLALGILLGSGWIGTTCLDEWQIGVLGIAGGFVLFLTGSGPFSVDHYFMKKNKSFTNTKWFLWLGSGILPLSKPKIVVLAGSVFIFGLTLYTNQYFHGGVWGTLHNKSVKPKVEISNVSLNGSDLKFEVYRTQGADVYGSFLIGIHVLDQDGNIMKEFNHQELSEFPKENIRNHYVAQVKPGKHSLIIPLGAKADLTLGLNDISTRKTEIRTVKLIDISGIEWIAEIN is encoded by the coding sequence ATGAAACATACTTCAGACAGCCGGTCTTATGACCTGGCCGGACTTTATACATTATCACTCCGTCTCGTGATCGGATGGACTTATTTTTCAGCGTTCTGGCGCAGACTTATCCTCGAAAACAAACTGGATCCGGAAGAAGCCGGATATATTGGAGAAAAATTCAATCACTTTTTACCCAATGCTTTAGGCATTAAACCTATTATTGAATATCTGGTGACCCATCCCGATGCTTTACAAACCTCAATGATGGTTTTTACAATCATAGAAGCCATAGTAGGACTTCTTATCATTCTCGGGCTGATGACAAGGCTTATGAGCATCGGAATTTTCAGTCTTGCTCTGGGAATCCTGCTGGGTTCCGGCTGGATCGGGACTACCTGCCTTGATGAATGGCAGATAGGCGTTCTAGGAATTGCCGGAGGATTTGTTTTGTTCCTCACCGGAAGCGGCCCTTTTTCTGTGGATCATTATTTTATGAAGAAAAATAAAAGCTTCACCAATACAAAATGGTTCTTGTGGCTGGGCTCCGGCATCCTTCCCTTATCAAAACCAAAAATAGTTGTACTTGCCGGTTCGGTATTTATTTTCGGACTGACACTGTATACTAACCAATATTTTCACGGCGGGGTCTGGGGAACACTTCATAACAAATCCGTAAAACCAAAAGTGGAGATTTCCAATGTTTCTCTCAACGGCTCAGATCTGAAATTTGAGGTGTACAGGACACAGGGGGCAGATGTCTACGGATCTTTTCTGATCGGCATTCATGTCCTTGATCAGGATGGAAATATAATGAAAGAATTTAATCATCAGGAGCTTTCGGAATTCCCGAAAGAAAATATCCGCAATCATTATGTGGCCCAAGTAAAACCCGGGAAACACAGCCTGATTATTCCTTTGGGGGCAAAAGCGGATCTTACTTTAGGTCTTAATGATATTTCAACTCGAAAAACAGAGATCCGTACAGTGAAACTCATCGATATCAGCGGGATTGAGTGGATTGCGGAGATCAATTGA
- a CDS encoding DHA2 family efflux MFS transporter permease subunit, whose product MQESLVEYGARRVIITITAILCALLEIVDSTIVNVALNEMKGNLGATLSEVGWVITAYAIGNVIIVPMTSWLSQQFGRRNYFAASIIIFTVFSFLCGNATNIWELVFFRLMQGIGGGALLVTSQTIITESYPIEKRSMAQAIYGLGVIIGPTLGPPLGGYIVDNFSWPYIFYINIPIGIAATLMTLQFVKSPKYAEKRKVSDVDWIGIALLAVTVGSLQFILERGHEEDWFESGMIVTFTVSAILGFILFLWRELTFKYPIVELRVLKNGNLRIGTVMSFVLGFGLYGSTFIVPLYTQSILGWTALQSGALMIPAALTTAFMMPIIGRLLSKGAKQQILVSLGLFIFFVYSFWGYKILTPDTGKDAFFWMLIVRGAGLGLLFIPITSLSLSTLKGQEIGQGAAFTGMMRQLGGSFGIAAITTFIANAGQKYRLNLISHLDENSFEVQQRLNGLKASFVAKGMTPDAAMNAAYKMLDMSVTKQATVLSYMDVFLYLGVVFLVCIPFILFIKERKSKEKIDLSGVH is encoded by the coding sequence ATGCAAGAATCATTAGTAGAATATGGAGCCCGGAGAGTGATCATTACGATCACGGCAATCCTCTGTGCTCTGCTTGAAATTGTGGACTCCACGATTGTGAATGTTGCCCTGAATGAGATGAAGGGGAATCTTGGAGCCACACTTTCTGAAGTAGGCTGGGTGATCACAGCGTATGCCATAGGTAACGTGATCATTGTGCCGATGACGAGCTGGCTGTCTCAGCAGTTCGGACGTAGAAATTACTTTGCAGCTTCCATTATTATATTTACGGTATTTTCCTTTTTATGCGGAAATGCCACCAATATCTGGGAACTCGTATTTTTCAGACTGATGCAGGGGATAGGCGGGGGAGCGCTTTTGGTAACCTCACAGACTATTATTACAGAATCTTACCCTATTGAGAAGAGGAGTATGGCGCAGGCTATTTATGGTTTGGGAGTCATTATCGGTCCTACTTTGGGTCCGCCTTTGGGAGGATATATTGTAGATAATTTCAGCTGGCCGTATATTTTTTACATTAATATTCCGATTGGAATTGCAGCCACGCTGATGACTTTACAGTTTGTAAAAAGCCCGAAATATGCAGAAAAACGAAAGGTTTCAGATGTAGACTGGATAGGAATTGCTTTACTGGCGGTTACCGTGGGATCTTTACAGTTTATTCTGGAAAGAGGGCATGAGGAAGACTGGTTTGAAAGCGGAATGATTGTAACCTTCACCGTATCGGCCATATTAGGATTTATCCTTTTCCTCTGGAGGGAGCTCACCTTCAAATATCCTATCGTGGAACTCAGGGTACTGAAAAACGGAAACTTAAGAATCGGAACGGTGATGTCGTTTGTTTTAGGATTTGGGCTGTATGGGTCTACATTCATCGTTCCGCTTTATACACAGAGTATTTTGGGGTGGACGGCCCTGCAGTCGGGAGCATTGATGATTCCTGCTGCACTCACCACCGCTTTTATGATGCCGATTATCGGAAGACTGCTTTCAAAAGGAGCCAAACAGCAGATTCTGGTTTCTTTGGGACTGTTTATCTTCTTCGTCTACAGCTTCTGGGGATATAAAATCCTGACACCGGATACCGGTAAAGATGCCTTTTTCTGGATGCTGATTGTGAGGGGAGCTGGTCTCGGACTTCTGTTTATCCCGATCACTTCACTGTCGTTAAGTACACTGAAAGGGCAGGAAATTGGGCAGGGGGCAGCATTCACAGGGATGATGAGACAGTTGGGAGGTTCATTCGGGATTGCAGCGATTACTACATTTATTGCCAATGCAGGTCAGAAATACAGGCTCAACCTGATTTCCCACCTCGATGAAAACAGCTTTGAAGTACAGCAGCGTCTGAATGGTCTAAAAGCCAGTTTTGTTGCCAAAGGAATGACTCCCGATGCAGCGATGAACGCAGCATATAAAATGCTGGATATGTCTGTAACCAAACAAGCCACCGTACTTTCGTATATGGATGTCTTCCTTTATCTGGGCGTGGTATTCCTTGTTTGTATACCGTTTATTCTTTTCATTAAAGAAAGAAAAAGCAAAGAAAAAATAGATTTAAGTGGGGTACACTAA
- a CDS encoding HlyD family secretion protein, with the protein MENNNKPTVELEPKKKKSLVFPLILAAVVIGGGIYGYRAFTYGQYHEETDDAQISSNMAPVISKISGYVAEVKVKDNQFVKKGDTLVILDNRDQKMALEQAQAALSTAKSNISNAEATTTATSKNISSSEAAVTTANAQIEAAKVNVWKTAQDLKRYSVLVKDHSITEQQYEQALAAKQSADRQLQVLVDQRNQIAQQTTIASSQTAASSQQISVAGSVAKQREVDVENAKLNLSYTVILAPEDGYVGKVSTQAGQYLQAGSQLFALVKNDQKWVVANFKETQVDKMVEGQKVKIEIDAFPDQEFNGVVSSFSPATGATFSILPPDNASGNFVKVVQRLPVKIDFVNLDKNIAKRLRTGMNVKAEVSLK; encoded by the coding sequence ATGGAAAATAATAATAAACCAACCGTTGAACTTGAACCTAAAAAGAAAAAAAGTTTAGTTTTTCCGCTCATTTTAGCTGCCGTAGTTATCGGCGGGGGAATCTACGGATACAGAGCTTTTACTTACGGGCAGTATCATGAGGAAACAGATGATGCACAGATTTCATCCAATATGGCACCGGTAATTTCCAAGATTTCCGGATATGTAGCAGAAGTGAAAGTGAAAGATAATCAATTTGTAAAAAAAGGTGATACTTTGGTTATTCTTGATAACAGAGATCAGAAAATGGCCCTTGAACAGGCTCAGGCAGCGCTTTCAACAGCTAAAAGCAATATTTCAAATGCAGAAGCAACTACTACTGCTACATCAAAAAATATCAGTTCTTCCGAAGCAGCGGTAACTACAGCCAACGCACAGATAGAAGCAGCGAAAGTAAACGTTTGGAAAACTGCTCAGGATCTGAAAAGATATTCTGTACTTGTAAAAGACCATTCTATCACGGAACAGCAGTACGAACAGGCTCTGGCGGCGAAACAATCGGCAGACAGACAGCTTCAGGTTCTGGTCGACCAGAGAAACCAGATTGCCCAGCAAACTACCATAGCTTCTTCCCAAACCGCAGCGAGCTCTCAGCAGATCAGCGTGGCAGGTTCAGTAGCAAAACAGCGTGAAGTGGATGTGGAAAATGCAAAATTAAACCTTTCATACACTGTAATTTTGGCTCCTGAAGACGGATACGTAGGAAAAGTTTCTACTCAGGCAGGACAATACCTGCAGGCCGGATCACAGCTTTTTGCTTTGGTTAAGAACGACCAGAAATGGGTAGTGGCCAACTTTAAGGAAACACAGGTAGATAAAATGGTGGAAGGCCAGAAAGTGAAAATTGAGATCGATGCTTTTCCTGATCAGGAATTCAATGGAGTGGTAAGCTCATTCTCTCCTGCTACAGGAGCTACCTTCTCAATCCTGCCTCCGGATAATGCCAGTGGTAACTTCGTTAAAGTAGTACAGAGACTTCCTGTAAAGATCGATTTTGTAAATCTGGATAAGAATATTGCAAAAAGACTGAGAACAGGAATGAACGTGAAGGCAGAGGTATCTTTGAAATAG
- a CDS encoding TolC family protein, with protein MKRINNSVLALSLLMGMAAIHAQEKKQLTLDEAVQLGIQNSKNLKIDAAKIEEATADLLEAKNRQLPELKVSGSYMYLPTKPTVDLKISTGSGGAGSPEVHQVAYGSVNLSVPIYSGGKIKYAIQSAKYLVEASKLSTENDKIAIAYNVAQAYNNLFKANQSIKVLEENLTASQKRDETFLKLENNGVIARNDRLKANLQTSNIELQLLEAKNNYNIANINMDLLLGIPETTEIEVDQNYIDEGSDVKTVDYYVNEAKENRKDLQALAQQRKAAALGTKSAKAENLPSIAFTGGYVAADIPKFLTVYNAVNVGVGVSYNLSNIWKENSSLRQSQAREKQLAANDELLNDNIKLDVNREYQNTDYSKKRIAVYEKAAEQANENYRITKNKYDNGLATMTELLDADAAQISSNVGVINAKADAALAYRKLLQTTGTLTIK; from the coding sequence ATGAAGAGAATAAATAACTCGGTGCTGGCATTATCCCTGTTGATGGGAATGGCGGCCATTCATGCTCAGGAGAAGAAACAGCTCACGCTCGATGAAGCCGTGCAGCTGGGAATCCAGAACAGCAAAAACCTTAAGATCGATGCCGCGAAAATAGAAGAAGCAACGGCCGATCTTTTGGAAGCCAAAAACAGACAGCTTCCGGAATTGAAAGTTTCGGGAAGTTATATGTATCTTCCTACCAAACCAACGGTTGATCTTAAGATTTCAACAGGTTCCGGAGGAGCAGGAAGCCCGGAAGTTCATCAGGTGGCCTACGGATCAGTGAATTTAAGCGTCCCGATTTATAGCGGAGGTAAAATAAAATATGCGATCCAGTCTGCAAAGTATCTGGTGGAAGCCTCAAAACTAAGCACTGAAAATGATAAAATAGCCATTGCTTATAACGTTGCCCAGGCTTATAACAATTTATTTAAAGCCAACCAGTCCATCAAAGTTCTGGAAGAAAACCTGACCGCTTCCCAAAAGAGGGATGAAACCTTCTTAAAACTTGAAAACAATGGAGTGATCGCAAGAAATGACCGTTTAAAGGCTAACCTTCAGACTTCAAATATTGAACTTCAGCTGCTGGAAGCCAAAAACAATTACAATATTGCCAATATCAATATGGATCTTCTGCTGGGAATTCCTGAAACGACTGAAATTGAAGTAGACCAGAATTATATTGATGAAGGCTCAGACGTAAAGACAGTGGATTATTACGTTAACGAAGCTAAGGAAAACCGAAAAGATCTTCAGGCTTTGGCACAGCAACGTAAAGCAGCAGCTTTGGGAACAAAATCTGCGAAAGCTGAAAACCTTCCTTCAATAGCATTTACCGGAGGTTATGTGGCAGCAGACATTCCAAAGTTTCTTACCGTTTACAACGCTGTCAATGTAGGCGTTGGAGTTTCCTATAATTTATCCAATATCTGGAAAGAAAATTCTTCATTAAGACAATCCCAGGCGAGAGAAAAACAATTGGCAGCCAACGATGAATTGCTGAATGACAACATCAAGCTTGACGTCAACAGAGAATATCAGAATACGGATTACTCTAAAAAGAGAATCGCAGTGTATGAAAAAGCTGCTGAGCAGGCCAATGAAAACTACAGGATCACCAAGAATAAATATGATAACGGCCTTGCAACCATGACTGAACTTCTGGATGCAGACGCCGCTCAGATCTCATCAAACGTAGGAGTTATTAATGCAAAAGCAGATGCCGCATTGGCTTACAGAAAACTATTACAGACAACAGGGACTTTAACAATAAAATAA
- a CDS encoding TetR/AcrR family transcriptional regulator, with the protein MVSKEENILFAAEKLFAEKGFEGTSTREISKAANVNISMISYYFGSKEKLYEKLVEYRMNEGQFFAKDILERTDINEWQKIERIVDQFSGRVRHHKCFYRIMQREQLHTENPQIVEFLKQTKMGFISMYSQVLESGLKKGIFTKNPPIYLLHATVSGTLFYASNAKEMYKEFLNDPEDDEVFDEKYYTELNLHIKYLLKDLLGYEENK; encoded by the coding sequence ATGGTTTCAAAAGAAGAAAATATATTATTTGCTGCAGAAAAGCTTTTTGCTGAAAAAGGGTTTGAAGGAACCTCCACCAGGGAAATTTCAAAAGCAGCCAATGTAAACATCTCTATGATTTCTTACTATTTCGGTTCCAAAGAAAAATTATACGAAAAATTAGTAGAGTACAGAATGAATGAAGGGCAGTTCTTTGCCAAAGACATTCTGGAAAGAACAGATATCAACGAATGGCAGAAGATAGAAAGGATTGTTGACCAGTTTTCCGGAAGGGTAAGACATCACAAATGTTTTTACAGAATCATGCAGCGTGAGCAGCTTCATACAGAAAATCCACAGATCGTGGAATTTCTGAAGCAGACCAAAATGGGCTTTATCTCTATGTATTCCCAGGTGCTTGAAAGCGGACTTAAAAAAGGAATTTTCACCAAAAACCCACCTATTTATCTCCTTCATGCCACCGTTAGCGGAACTTTATTCTATGCATCCAATGCAAAAGAAATGTACAAAGAGTTCCTCAATGACCCGGAGGATGATGAAGTGTTTGATGAAAAATATTACACAGAACTTAATTTACATATAAAATATTTACTAAAAGACCTTTTAGGTTATGAAGAGAATAAATAA